The nucleotide window AAATCATTCCTGCTTTAGGAGATATTTTCCCAAAATGTCGGTTTCAATATTAACTTTGTCGCCTATTTTTTTGGTGGAAAAATTTGTCACACCTATGGTATGAGGAATCAGACACACCGATGCAAGATTTTTTTTAACATCAACCACAGTTAGGCTAATTCCATCTATTGCAATTGAGCCTTTTTGCACTACGAATTTTGCCAGAGACTTTGGAATCTCAAACCAAATTTGGACTTCTTTTGGTTTTTTCTCTATTTTTTTTATTACACCAACTCCATCTATGTGGCCTAAAACAAAATGGCCTTCAAGTCTTTCCCCTACCTTGAGGCTTCGCTCTATGTTGACAATGCCGCCAACCTTTAGATTTCCAAGATCTGTCTTTTTTGTGGTTTCTTCTATCATCTCAAAGTCACATTTTGATTTGTTAATTCCAGTAACAGTAAGACAAACACCGTTTAGCGCAACGCTTTGGCCAAGCTTTAGCCCTTTGGAGTTTTTGCCAAGGTCCACTGTCATCTTTATGGCACTACGATTTTTTGTGTTTTGTTTTATGTTTATGATTTTGCCGAT belongs to Candidatus Nitrosotenuis cloacae and includes:
- a CDS encoding riboflavin synthase, producing MFTGIVEGIGKIINIKQNTKNRSAIKMTVDLGKNSKGLKLGQSVALNGVCLTVTGINKSKCDFEMIEETTKKTDLGNLKVGGIVNIERSLKVGERLEGHFVLGHIDGVGVIKKIEKKPKEVQIWFEIPKSLAKFVVQKGSIAIDGISLTVVDVKKNLASVCLIPHTIGVTNFSTKKIGDKVNIETDILGKYLLKQE